From Pseudochaenichthys georgianus chromosome 11, fPseGeo1.2, whole genome shotgun sequence, a single genomic window includes:
- the snx13 gene encoding sorting nexin-13 isoform X3 yields the protein MFAEASLSIWGWGGLGVVLFLVTFGPFAIFYLAFYVFCFIVGGFAVTLLYGKINSEKHLEKCEHSYLAPTQIGILKTLDEMKLEMKPIKIDRRLTGSSFIDEPLQQVIQFALRDYIQYWYYTLSEDESFLLEIRQTLQNALVQFSTRSKEVDWQPYFTTRLVDDFATHLRVFRKAQDRLADREDKQRDITEELVDSFFEAEVEMERKICRDVVCTSHKDEEGFLRDLCELLLYLLLPPGDFHNKNMRYFLREVLARGVLLPLINQLSDPDYINQFVIWMIRDSSCNYEAFMNILKLTDKPSELEAVKDKVLEELQYLRSLDTAGDDINVIKNQINSLLFVKKVCETRIQRLHSGKEVDALKLAANFGKLCVIPLDHILIHNIALQFFMDYMQAAGAQAELFFWLTVEGYRVTAQQQLEAMQNWQKDGKKQPSNTKGLLKAAALGVYEQYLSDKASPRVQVDEASVIKLGEKLQKDDPTPEIFDDIQKSVYDMMLRDERYYPSFKQSPLYVRMLAELDMLKEPSYRGSDDGDGESFNGSPTGSINLSLDDLSNSCHDDTLHLHAFISDTADACLPGFWGAAGVCNDHGKTYALYAITVVRRSHDGSDDCWKTYRRYSDFHDFHMRVTEQFENLASILKLPGKKTFNNMDRDFLEKRKKDLNSYLQLLMNPEMVKACPTLIAYVYDFLENKAYSKGKGEFARKVDTFVNPLRSSMRNVSNAVKSLPDSLAEGMNKVTDNMGRMSERLGQDIKQSILKVPPLLPKTDIDPEHCRVSAQLDDNVDDNIPLRVMLLLMDEVFDLKEKNQWLRRNIKNLLQQLIRATYGDTINRKIVDHVDYMTSPEQVADYVKKFRDSYWPNGILAETLPRREKNIRQRTRIAAKTSLLGIMPDELKHIIGADTTRKGILRVFDMFQYQPMNRRLVYVFLEGFLETMFPQYKFPELFVKLHSRSPRIHKYSQKLKSSSLKR from the exons ATGTTTGCAGAG GCCAGTCTGTCCATCTGGGGATGGGGGGGTCTTGGAGTCGTGCTGTTCCTCGTCACCTTTGGACCCTTTGCCATATTCTACCTGGCTTTTTATGTCTTCTGCTTCATTGTAGG GGGCTTTGCGGTCACTCTGCTCTATGGAAAGATCAACTCAGAGAAACACCTGGAAAAGTGCGAGCACTCCTACTTGGCCCCCACACAAATTGGTATACTAAAG ACATTGGATGAGATGAAGTTGGAGATGAAGCCTATAAAAATAGACAGGAGACTGACTGGCTCCAGTTTTATAGATGAACCACTACagcag GTGATCCAGTTTGCTCTGAGAGATTATATCCAGTACTGGTACTACACTCTGAGCGAGGATGAGTCCTTCCTACTGGAGATCAGACAGACACTGCAGAATGCCCTCGTCCAGTTCTCTACACG GTCCAAAGAGGTGGACTGGCAGCCTTACTTCACTACTCGCCTGGTGGACGACTTTGCCACCCATTTACGTGTCTTCAGAAAAGCCCAGGACCGCCTCGCAGACAGAGAGGACAAGCAAA GGGACATAACGGAGGAGCTGGTGGACTCCTTCTTTGAGGCCGAGGTGGAGATGGAAAGGAAGATTTGTCGAGACGTGGTGTGCACTTCACACAAAGATGAAGAAG gttttCTTAGGGACTTGTGTGAGTTGCTTCTGTATCTGTTACTACCTCCTGGAGATTTCCACAACAAGAACATGAGATACTTCCTTAGG GAGGTGCTGGCCCGTGGTGTTCTACTCCCTCTGATCAACCAGCTTAGCGACCCAGACTACATCAATCAGTTTGTCATCTGGATG ATACGGGACTCCAGCTGTAATTATGAAGCCTTCATGAACATCCTGAAGCTGACAGACAAGCCCTCTGAGCTGGAGGCGGTGAAGGACAAGGTGCTGGAGGAGCTGCAGTACCTCCGCTCCCTGGACACCGCCGGAGATG ACATCAATGTGATCAAGAACCAGATCAACAGTCTTCTGTTTGTGAAGAAGGTGTGTGAGACTCGGATCCAGAGACTACACTCTGGCAAG GAGGTGGATGCCCTGAAGCTGGCAGCCAACTTTGGCAAGCTGTGTGTCATCCCTCTGGATCACATCCTCATCCACAATATAGCCCTGCAGTTCTTCATGG ACTACATGCAGGCGGCGGGGGCCCAGGCAGAGCTGTTCTTCTGGCTCACTGTGGAGGGCTACAGGGTGACGGCGCAGCAGCAGCTGGAGGCTATGCAGAACTGGCAGAAAGATGGCAAGAAGCAGCCCAGCAACACCAAGGGGCTGCTGAAGGCCGCTGCACTGGGCGTCTACGAACAATACCTCTCGGACAAG GCGTCGCCCCGGGTGCAGGTGGATGAAGCGTCCGTTATCAAACTAGGGGAGAAGCTCCAGAAAGACGACCCCACACCAGAGATATTTGATGACATTCAGAAAAGT GTGTATGACATGATGCTACGAGATGAGCGCTACTACCCCTCCTTCAAGCAGAGTCCTCTCTACGTCCGCATGCTAGCCGAGCTGGACATGTTGAAAGAGCCGAGCTACCGGGGGTCTGATGACGGGGATGGAGAATCCTTCAATGGCTCTCCTACAGGAAGCATAAACCTA TCTTTGGACGATTTGTCCAACTCCTGCCATGATGACACTTTGCACCTACATGCCTTCATCTCtgacacag CTGACGCTTGTCTCCCCGGCTTCTGGGGTGCTGCAGGGGTGTGCAACGACCACGGTAAGACCTACGCGCTGTACGCCATCACGGTGGTCAGACGCAGCCATGACGGCAGTGATGACTGCTGGAAGACTTATCGCCGCTACTCCGACTTCCACGACTTCCACATGAGGGTCACTGAACAG TTTGAGAACCTGGCGTCGATTCTCAAGCTGCCAGGGAAGAAGACCTTCAACAACATGGACAGAGACTTCttggagaagagaaaaaaagacCTCAATTCTTACCTGCAG ttGCTGATGAACCCAGAGATGGTGAAGGCCTGTCCGACTCTGATTGCTTATGTCTATGACTTCCTCGAGAACAAAGCCTACAGCAAGGGCAAGGGAGAGTTTGCACGCAAG GTGGACACATTTGTAAATCCTCTGAGGAGCTCCATGAGAAACGTGTCCAACGCAGTCAAGTCTCTGCCGGACAGTCTGGCGGAGGGCATGAATAAGGTCACTGATAACATGGGCCGCATGTCAGAGAGACTCGGGCAGGACATTAAACAGTCCATACTCAAG GTGCCTCCACTCCTCCCTAAGACTGACATCGACCCCGAACACTGTCGAGTTTCTGCTCAGCTCGATGACAAT GTGGATGATAACATACCGCTGAGAGTAATGCTGCTACTGATGGACGAGGTGTTTGACCTTAAGGAGAAAAACCAGTGGCTGCGCAGGAACATAAAGAACCTGCTGCAGCAGCTCATCAGAGCCACATATGGCGACACCATCAACAG AAAAATTGTGGATCATGTGGACTACATGACCTCACCGGAGCAGGTTGCAGACTACGTCAAGAAGTTCAG GGACTCTTACTGGCCCAACGGCATTTTGGCTGAGACGCTGCCCCGCCGGGAGAAAAACATCCGCCAGAGGACACGAATAGCTGCCAAGACTAGTCTGCTGGGCATCATGCcag ACGAGCTGAAACACATCATCGGAGCAGACACCACGAGGAAGGGCATCCTCCGCGTCTTCGACATGTTTCAGTACCAGCCCATGAACCGCCGGCTAGTCTACGTTTTCCTGGAGGGCTTCTTGGAGACGATGTTCCCCCAGTACAAATTCCCCGAGCTCTTTGTCAAGCTGCACTCCCGCTCGCCACGCATCCACAAATATAGTCAGAAACTCAAATCTTCCTCCCTCAAGAGGTGA
- the snx13 gene encoding sorting nexin-13 isoform X2, which produces MSNVPQQRISTTQQTQASLSIWGWGGLGVVLFLVTFGPFAIFYLAFYVFCFIVGGFAVTLLYGKINSEKHLEKCEHSYLAPTQIGILKTLDEMKLEMKPIKIDRRLTGSSFIDEPLQQVIQFALRDYIQYWYYTLSEDESFLLEIRQTLQNALVQFSTRSKEVDWQPYFTTRLVDDFATHLRVFRKAQDRLADREDKQRDITEELVDSFFEAEVEMERKICRDVVCTSHKDEEGFLRDLCELLLYLLLPPGDFHNKNMRYFLREVLARGVLLPLINQLSDPDYINQFVIWMIRDSSCNYEAFMNILKLTDKPSELEAVKDKVLEELQYLRSLDTAGDDINVIKNQINSLLFVKKVCETRIQRLHSGKEVDALKLAANFGKLCVIPLDHILIHNIALQFFMDYMQAAGAQAELFFWLTVEGYRVTAQQQLEAMQNWQKDGKKQPSNTKGLLKAAALGVYEQYLSDKASPRVQVDEASVIKLGEKLQKDDPTPEIFDDIQKSVYDMMLRDERYYPSFKQSPLYVRMLAELDMLKEPSYRGSDDGDGESFNGSPTGSINLSLDDLSNSCHDDTLHLHAFISDTGVCNDHGKTYALYAITVVRRSHDGSDDCWKTYRRYSDFHDFHMRVTEQFENLASILKLPGKKTFNNMDRDFLEKRKKDLNSYLQLLMNPEMVKACPTLIAYVYDFLENKAYSKGKGEFARKVDTFVNPLRSSMRNVSNAVKSLPDSLAEGMNKVTDNMGRMSERLGQDIKQSILKVPPLLPKTDIDPEHCRVSAQLDDNVDDNIPLRVMLLLMDEVFDLKEKNQWLRRNIKNLLQQLIRATYGDTINRKIVDHVDYMTSPEQVADYVKKFRDSYWPNGILAETLPRREKNIRQRTRIAAKTSLLGIMPDELKHIIGADTTRKGILRVFDMFQYQPMNRRLVYVFLEGFLETMFPQYKFPELFVKLHSRSPRIHKYSQKLKSSSLKR; this is translated from the exons ATGAGTAACGTCCCTCAACAACGAAtttctacaacacaacaaacacag GCCAGTCTGTCCATCTGGGGATGGGGGGGTCTTGGAGTCGTGCTGTTCCTCGTCACCTTTGGACCCTTTGCCATATTCTACCTGGCTTTTTATGTCTTCTGCTTCATTGTAGG GGGCTTTGCGGTCACTCTGCTCTATGGAAAGATCAACTCAGAGAAACACCTGGAAAAGTGCGAGCACTCCTACTTGGCCCCCACACAAATTGGTATACTAAAG ACATTGGATGAGATGAAGTTGGAGATGAAGCCTATAAAAATAGACAGGAGACTGACTGGCTCCAGTTTTATAGATGAACCACTACagcag GTGATCCAGTTTGCTCTGAGAGATTATATCCAGTACTGGTACTACACTCTGAGCGAGGATGAGTCCTTCCTACTGGAGATCAGACAGACACTGCAGAATGCCCTCGTCCAGTTCTCTACACG GTCCAAAGAGGTGGACTGGCAGCCTTACTTCACTACTCGCCTGGTGGACGACTTTGCCACCCATTTACGTGTCTTCAGAAAAGCCCAGGACCGCCTCGCAGACAGAGAGGACAAGCAAA GGGACATAACGGAGGAGCTGGTGGACTCCTTCTTTGAGGCCGAGGTGGAGATGGAAAGGAAGATTTGTCGAGACGTGGTGTGCACTTCACACAAAGATGAAGAAG gttttCTTAGGGACTTGTGTGAGTTGCTTCTGTATCTGTTACTACCTCCTGGAGATTTCCACAACAAGAACATGAGATACTTCCTTAGG GAGGTGCTGGCCCGTGGTGTTCTACTCCCTCTGATCAACCAGCTTAGCGACCCAGACTACATCAATCAGTTTGTCATCTGGATG ATACGGGACTCCAGCTGTAATTATGAAGCCTTCATGAACATCCTGAAGCTGACAGACAAGCCCTCTGAGCTGGAGGCGGTGAAGGACAAGGTGCTGGAGGAGCTGCAGTACCTCCGCTCCCTGGACACCGCCGGAGATG ACATCAATGTGATCAAGAACCAGATCAACAGTCTTCTGTTTGTGAAGAAGGTGTGTGAGACTCGGATCCAGAGACTACACTCTGGCAAG GAGGTGGATGCCCTGAAGCTGGCAGCCAACTTTGGCAAGCTGTGTGTCATCCCTCTGGATCACATCCTCATCCACAATATAGCCCTGCAGTTCTTCATGG ACTACATGCAGGCGGCGGGGGCCCAGGCAGAGCTGTTCTTCTGGCTCACTGTGGAGGGCTACAGGGTGACGGCGCAGCAGCAGCTGGAGGCTATGCAGAACTGGCAGAAAGATGGCAAGAAGCAGCCCAGCAACACCAAGGGGCTGCTGAAGGCCGCTGCACTGGGCGTCTACGAACAATACCTCTCGGACAAG GCGTCGCCCCGGGTGCAGGTGGATGAAGCGTCCGTTATCAAACTAGGGGAGAAGCTCCAGAAAGACGACCCCACACCAGAGATATTTGATGACATTCAGAAAAGT GTGTATGACATGATGCTACGAGATGAGCGCTACTACCCCTCCTTCAAGCAGAGTCCTCTCTACGTCCGCATGCTAGCCGAGCTGGACATGTTGAAAGAGCCGAGCTACCGGGGGTCTGATGACGGGGATGGAGAATCCTTCAATGGCTCTCCTACAGGAAGCATAAACCTA TCTTTGGACGATTTGTCCAACTCCTGCCATGATGACACTTTGCACCTACATGCCTTCATCTCtgacacag GGGTGTGCAACGACCACGGTAAGACCTACGCGCTGTACGCCATCACGGTGGTCAGACGCAGCCATGACGGCAGTGATGACTGCTGGAAGACTTATCGCCGCTACTCCGACTTCCACGACTTCCACATGAGGGTCACTGAACAG TTTGAGAACCTGGCGTCGATTCTCAAGCTGCCAGGGAAGAAGACCTTCAACAACATGGACAGAGACTTCttggagaagagaaaaaaagacCTCAATTCTTACCTGCAG ttGCTGATGAACCCAGAGATGGTGAAGGCCTGTCCGACTCTGATTGCTTATGTCTATGACTTCCTCGAGAACAAAGCCTACAGCAAGGGCAAGGGAGAGTTTGCACGCAAG GTGGACACATTTGTAAATCCTCTGAGGAGCTCCATGAGAAACGTGTCCAACGCAGTCAAGTCTCTGCCGGACAGTCTGGCGGAGGGCATGAATAAGGTCACTGATAACATGGGCCGCATGTCAGAGAGACTCGGGCAGGACATTAAACAGTCCATACTCAAG GTGCCTCCACTCCTCCCTAAGACTGACATCGACCCCGAACACTGTCGAGTTTCTGCTCAGCTCGATGACAAT GTGGATGATAACATACCGCTGAGAGTAATGCTGCTACTGATGGACGAGGTGTTTGACCTTAAGGAGAAAAACCAGTGGCTGCGCAGGAACATAAAGAACCTGCTGCAGCAGCTCATCAGAGCCACATATGGCGACACCATCAACAG AAAAATTGTGGATCATGTGGACTACATGACCTCACCGGAGCAGGTTGCAGACTACGTCAAGAAGTTCAG GGACTCTTACTGGCCCAACGGCATTTTGGCTGAGACGCTGCCCCGCCGGGAGAAAAACATCCGCCAGAGGACACGAATAGCTGCCAAGACTAGTCTGCTGGGCATCATGCcag ACGAGCTGAAACACATCATCGGAGCAGACACCACGAGGAAGGGCATCCTCCGCGTCTTCGACATGTTTCAGTACCAGCCCATGAACCGCCGGCTAGTCTACGTTTTCCTGGAGGGCTTCTTGGAGACGATGTTCCCCCAGTACAAATTCCCCGAGCTCTTTGTCAAGCTGCACTCCCGCTCGCCACGCATCCACAAATATAGTCAGAAACTCAAATCTTCCTCCCTCAAGAGGTGA
- the snx13 gene encoding sorting nexin-13 isoform X1 gives MSNVPQQRISTTQQTQASLSIWGWGGLGVVLFLVTFGPFAIFYLAFYVFCFIVGGFAVTLLYGKINSEKHLEKCEHSYLAPTQIGILKTLDEMKLEMKPIKIDRRLTGSSFIDEPLQQVIQFALRDYIQYWYYTLSEDESFLLEIRQTLQNALVQFSTRSKEVDWQPYFTTRLVDDFATHLRVFRKAQDRLADREDKQRDITEELVDSFFEAEVEMERKICRDVVCTSHKDEEGFLRDLCELLLYLLLPPGDFHNKNMRYFLREVLARGVLLPLINQLSDPDYINQFVIWMIRDSSCNYEAFMNILKLTDKPSELEAVKDKVLEELQYLRSLDTAGDDINVIKNQINSLLFVKKVCETRIQRLHSGKEVDALKLAANFGKLCVIPLDHILIHNIALQFFMDYMQAAGAQAELFFWLTVEGYRVTAQQQLEAMQNWQKDGKKQPSNTKGLLKAAALGVYEQYLSDKASPRVQVDEASVIKLGEKLQKDDPTPEIFDDIQKSVYDMMLRDERYYPSFKQSPLYVRMLAELDMLKEPSYRGSDDGDGESFNGSPTGSINLSLDDLSNSCHDDTLHLHAFISDTADACLPGFWGAAGVCNDHGKTYALYAITVVRRSHDGSDDCWKTYRRYSDFHDFHMRVTEQFENLASILKLPGKKTFNNMDRDFLEKRKKDLNSYLQLLMNPEMVKACPTLIAYVYDFLENKAYSKGKGEFARKVDTFVNPLRSSMRNVSNAVKSLPDSLAEGMNKVTDNMGRMSERLGQDIKQSILKVPPLLPKTDIDPEHCRVSAQLDDNVDDNIPLRVMLLLMDEVFDLKEKNQWLRRNIKNLLQQLIRATYGDTINRKIVDHVDYMTSPEQVADYVKKFRDSYWPNGILAETLPRREKNIRQRTRIAAKTSLLGIMPDELKHIIGADTTRKGILRVFDMFQYQPMNRRLVYVFLEGFLETMFPQYKFPELFVKLHSRSPRIHKYSQKLKSSSLKR, from the exons ATGAGTAACGTCCCTCAACAACGAAtttctacaacacaacaaacacag GCCAGTCTGTCCATCTGGGGATGGGGGGGTCTTGGAGTCGTGCTGTTCCTCGTCACCTTTGGACCCTTTGCCATATTCTACCTGGCTTTTTATGTCTTCTGCTTCATTGTAGG GGGCTTTGCGGTCACTCTGCTCTATGGAAAGATCAACTCAGAGAAACACCTGGAAAAGTGCGAGCACTCCTACTTGGCCCCCACACAAATTGGTATACTAAAG ACATTGGATGAGATGAAGTTGGAGATGAAGCCTATAAAAATAGACAGGAGACTGACTGGCTCCAGTTTTATAGATGAACCACTACagcag GTGATCCAGTTTGCTCTGAGAGATTATATCCAGTACTGGTACTACACTCTGAGCGAGGATGAGTCCTTCCTACTGGAGATCAGACAGACACTGCAGAATGCCCTCGTCCAGTTCTCTACACG GTCCAAAGAGGTGGACTGGCAGCCTTACTTCACTACTCGCCTGGTGGACGACTTTGCCACCCATTTACGTGTCTTCAGAAAAGCCCAGGACCGCCTCGCAGACAGAGAGGACAAGCAAA GGGACATAACGGAGGAGCTGGTGGACTCCTTCTTTGAGGCCGAGGTGGAGATGGAAAGGAAGATTTGTCGAGACGTGGTGTGCACTTCACACAAAGATGAAGAAG gttttCTTAGGGACTTGTGTGAGTTGCTTCTGTATCTGTTACTACCTCCTGGAGATTTCCACAACAAGAACATGAGATACTTCCTTAGG GAGGTGCTGGCCCGTGGTGTTCTACTCCCTCTGATCAACCAGCTTAGCGACCCAGACTACATCAATCAGTTTGTCATCTGGATG ATACGGGACTCCAGCTGTAATTATGAAGCCTTCATGAACATCCTGAAGCTGACAGACAAGCCCTCTGAGCTGGAGGCGGTGAAGGACAAGGTGCTGGAGGAGCTGCAGTACCTCCGCTCCCTGGACACCGCCGGAGATG ACATCAATGTGATCAAGAACCAGATCAACAGTCTTCTGTTTGTGAAGAAGGTGTGTGAGACTCGGATCCAGAGACTACACTCTGGCAAG GAGGTGGATGCCCTGAAGCTGGCAGCCAACTTTGGCAAGCTGTGTGTCATCCCTCTGGATCACATCCTCATCCACAATATAGCCCTGCAGTTCTTCATGG ACTACATGCAGGCGGCGGGGGCCCAGGCAGAGCTGTTCTTCTGGCTCACTGTGGAGGGCTACAGGGTGACGGCGCAGCAGCAGCTGGAGGCTATGCAGAACTGGCAGAAAGATGGCAAGAAGCAGCCCAGCAACACCAAGGGGCTGCTGAAGGCCGCTGCACTGGGCGTCTACGAACAATACCTCTCGGACAAG GCGTCGCCCCGGGTGCAGGTGGATGAAGCGTCCGTTATCAAACTAGGGGAGAAGCTCCAGAAAGACGACCCCACACCAGAGATATTTGATGACATTCAGAAAAGT GTGTATGACATGATGCTACGAGATGAGCGCTACTACCCCTCCTTCAAGCAGAGTCCTCTCTACGTCCGCATGCTAGCCGAGCTGGACATGTTGAAAGAGCCGAGCTACCGGGGGTCTGATGACGGGGATGGAGAATCCTTCAATGGCTCTCCTACAGGAAGCATAAACCTA TCTTTGGACGATTTGTCCAACTCCTGCCATGATGACACTTTGCACCTACATGCCTTCATCTCtgacacag CTGACGCTTGTCTCCCCGGCTTCTGGGGTGCTGCAGGGGTGTGCAACGACCACGGTAAGACCTACGCGCTGTACGCCATCACGGTGGTCAGACGCAGCCATGACGGCAGTGATGACTGCTGGAAGACTTATCGCCGCTACTCCGACTTCCACGACTTCCACATGAGGGTCACTGAACAG TTTGAGAACCTGGCGTCGATTCTCAAGCTGCCAGGGAAGAAGACCTTCAACAACATGGACAGAGACTTCttggagaagagaaaaaaagacCTCAATTCTTACCTGCAG ttGCTGATGAACCCAGAGATGGTGAAGGCCTGTCCGACTCTGATTGCTTATGTCTATGACTTCCTCGAGAACAAAGCCTACAGCAAGGGCAAGGGAGAGTTTGCACGCAAG GTGGACACATTTGTAAATCCTCTGAGGAGCTCCATGAGAAACGTGTCCAACGCAGTCAAGTCTCTGCCGGACAGTCTGGCGGAGGGCATGAATAAGGTCACTGATAACATGGGCCGCATGTCAGAGAGACTCGGGCAGGACATTAAACAGTCCATACTCAAG GTGCCTCCACTCCTCCCTAAGACTGACATCGACCCCGAACACTGTCGAGTTTCTGCTCAGCTCGATGACAAT GTGGATGATAACATACCGCTGAGAGTAATGCTGCTACTGATGGACGAGGTGTTTGACCTTAAGGAGAAAAACCAGTGGCTGCGCAGGAACATAAAGAACCTGCTGCAGCAGCTCATCAGAGCCACATATGGCGACACCATCAACAG AAAAATTGTGGATCATGTGGACTACATGACCTCACCGGAGCAGGTTGCAGACTACGTCAAGAAGTTCAG GGACTCTTACTGGCCCAACGGCATTTTGGCTGAGACGCTGCCCCGCCGGGAGAAAAACATCCGCCAGAGGACACGAATAGCTGCCAAGACTAGTCTGCTGGGCATCATGCcag ACGAGCTGAAACACATCATCGGAGCAGACACCACGAGGAAGGGCATCCTCCGCGTCTTCGACATGTTTCAGTACCAGCCCATGAACCGCCGGCTAGTCTACGTTTTCCTGGAGGGCTTCTTGGAGACGATGTTCCCCCAGTACAAATTCCCCGAGCTCTTTGTCAAGCTGCACTCCCGCTCGCCACGCATCCACAAATATAGTCAGAAACTCAAATCTTCCTCCCTCAAGAGGTGA